CACGCGAAGCGAAGCCGGGCTGCAGATAAAAAAAGTGGTGCCTTCGATCGTAAACAATGCCTTGATAAACCGTTCCGCATAAATCGAACCGCTGGCTCCGGCCATTCCCAATACGAGTTTCATCTTTGTTTCCAATCCATTCAAAAAATAGAATCCATCATTTACCCGAAACGATCAACCGAGAATCACCAAATAAAAAAAACGATCTAACAAAAGTCCCCCGAATAGAATCAGGGAAATATAGGAATGAATCTGATAAAACTTCGGAGGAAAAAAATTCTCCCCCGCGGCTCTTGCGATCTTATGTTCTTGAAAGAGAAGATACGCGGTAATCGCGAGAAAAACCAAAAACACGGGCCCCAATCCGGAAACGATTCCGGCGGCGAATAAAAAAACGACACAAATCACGTGACTCGCAATCGCGATCCAAAGAGAATTCGTTTTTCCGAACTTAGCGGGAACCGAATACAAACCTTCTTTTTGATCGAACTCCCGATCCTGAAGCGCATACAAAATATCAAAGCCCGCCAGATTGAACGCAAGACCGATCGTCCAAAGAAGCGGTTCCAAAACGATTTCTTCCCGAATCGCAACCCAAGTCGCGAGGGGCGCCAAACCGATCGAAAAACCCAAAATAAAATGACAAAGCCAAGTGAACCGCTTCGCGAGAGAATATCCCAAAAGAATCATCAAAGTCGGAAAAGAAAGTCCGAACGCCATCGGATTGATAAACCAACTCACGATAAAAAAACCGAGAGAGGAAAGAACGACAAAGAGAATCGCGGAACGTTTGGAAATTTTTCCGGCGGGAATTTCTCGGTCCTGCGTGCGTTTGTTTTTTGCGTCTATGTCCGTGTCAACGATCCGATTAAAACCCATCGCGGCGGATCGAGCCAAGACCATCGAAATCAAAATGAGAACGGAAAGAATCACCCATTCCAAAACGGATTTTCCGTACGTTTTTAAAAACGCCAACAGGAACGCGATTCCTGCAAAGGGGAGAGCGAACAGTGTATGCGAAAATTTGATGAGACTTCCGTATTGCTTCAGGGATGATAAGGTTGTATTCATGTGCGACGAGACTTTCAAATTCCAAAATTCTTTTCCTACATAAAATCCTGTGGAAAGTTTAAAAAGCGATGATTTTTTCTCCGCGTCTCCAAGGATACGCTTATGACCGTAGCTTTGACCCAGCCTTCCTCATCCACGGAAGCCATTCGTACTTTTTTACAAAAAATCATCCAAGATTCGAAACAACATTCCCGTTGGCTCAACACGATTTCCTTTTTGGAACACATGGGTTCCCGAAAAATTCTCGCGACCCAAAGCGGGATCGGAATGGGCGAAATGATCCTCAGACACGCGTCGGAAGAGGCAAGACACGCGCACTTTTTCAAACGAATGAGCGAGCGAGTTTCTCCGGGTTCCTGTCCCGACTATCAAACGGAGAATCTTCATTGCGGTTTCCCCGCATTTTTATACTTCCAAAGGCTGGACGGAATGGTTTTGAAAAACCTAAACGCGGCCGGAATCCGAGGAAAAAAACAGTCGTTTCTTTCCTATCTTTACGTTACTCATCTCATCGAAGAACGGGCCGATTTTCTCTATCAGGAATACGATCGGATCTTGGAAGAAAACGGAATTCAAGTCAGTTTAAAAGCCATTCTCAAAGAGGAAGAATCCCACCTCGCCGAAATGAAATCCGCCTTAACCGCAGAGGATCCGGAATACAAAACGCGTTATGCGATCTTTCAGGAAAAAGAAGAAAAGAATTATCGGAAGTTCGAAAAATCCCTTTTAAAATCCGTAGGACTCGCCTAAGATCGAAATGTTCCGGACGAATCTCAAAAAAGCCTTTCTCCTTGTTTCCATTTTCTGCATATTCTATGATCGGAATGTATTTTCGGAAACGGGAGGATTGCAGGATCGTCCGGTCAGCGTCGTACTCGTATGCGAACCTTCCGCAAAAGCGGACAAACCGCGATATTACAAATCAACTTCCTTATTCTTCAAACGGCTGAAAAACAAACGTCTTCAGGAAAACGGAACGGCGTTTTTCGTAGGCTACGGATCGTTCGCTTCCGAAACTCCTGCGGAACAACTCAATCTCGCGGGTCAAAACGGAT
The window above is part of the Leptospira yasudae genome. Proteins encoded here:
- a CDS encoding 4-hydroxybenzoate octaprenyltransferase, with amino-acid sequence MNTTLSSLKQYGSLIKFSHTLFALPFAGIAFLLAFLKTYGKSVLEWVILSVLILISMVLARSAAMGFNRIVDTDIDAKNKRTQDREIPAGKISKRSAILFVVLSSLGFFIVSWFINPMAFGLSFPTLMILLGYSLAKRFTWLCHFILGFSIGLAPLATWVAIREEIVLEPLLWTIGLAFNLAGFDILYALQDREFDQKEGLYSVPAKFGKTNSLWIAIASHVICVVFLFAAGIVSGLGPVFLVFLAITAYLLFQEHKIARAAGENFFPPKFYQIHSYISLILFGGLLLDRFFYLVILG